Proteins encoded by one window of Trueperaceae bacterium:
- a CDS encoding carboxypeptidase regulatory-like domain-containing protein, translating to MTVQVLTPVLEAQPRQTLSLRVRFENRSAEWQTVEPQLTVPSGWLVLVPPSDFSLDPGASRVVIMSVLVSVDAKSGNHTFPLTYYVSGEDERREALFTVTVPAIDRVLIRAVDEPEFVTAEAFETTFLFLNEGNTTHEWRLSASSSLGFDVRTVPDVVALTPGESAEVGVVATGPRPTRQTSHTLTLRAVSLSAPTISASGTSRTVLIPKALPASSAYHTFPLTAKLSYLGDSSGASSGEGAALEISGTGSLAERSEGQFRVDIRIAPDDLLEGLVVEYRLPEFKLLLGDQSFSTSLLTPSVNGFGVSASYETGPLRNLPVIIEVQGYSSDGTTGLTAGLSGDLNEDTDLSVTVNASSAGLLGSFAVRYTPRLRDPTVVQLGSIALTYGVRLPRGANLSHGFEVDGQLNEGVSFVRLRVHTSSAGFDRNDQHAFAVSLESLFRMNEPLRIAPQFPLFLSARYSTSWAWSPDSPFLFMPPSEASRLSEEYRVGVSFSAGRFSIAGSFSSNYEERTAGVHDKDLASLLASYRAPSGFALAQSVQLEQQKSPGSAMSRTLNYEAAAGIPTGDTGRLTMSLDGEYDLLFPRLDDLAFGVRWAGSLTESLVVGGGATVHLFNSSKLWDAQLRADYALPGDHALSVDVSVKAVRELPYSVKFELSYSVPLNVPLGRRPGIGRLAGRIATAKGEPIEGVVISVAGQSLTSGADGNFSFPALPVGEHVVQVEFRDVLAADRLLIPAPPQRITIAEGEEARIDFEVIKSAVVSGVLDVTIPERSATAVGDEATFEDANRGVRVELRSSDDVLYAITDAGGSFDFERVPPGIWTIRVVQPSLSTGFRLEPDHQKLDLRAGERERVEFTLIPVVRRIEFNVEETLVPPSGE from the coding sequence GTGACGGTCCAGGTGCTCACCCCGGTTCTCGAAGCGCAACCCCGCCAGACCCTGAGCCTACGTGTCCGCTTCGAAAATCGGTCCGCTGAGTGGCAGACGGTGGAGCCGCAGCTGACTGTGCCAAGCGGCTGGCTGGTACTGGTCCCTCCCTCTGACTTCAGCCTCGATCCCGGCGCCTCCCGAGTCGTGATCATGAGCGTTCTCGTGTCAGTCGATGCGAAATCGGGTAACCACACCTTTCCCCTCACCTACTACGTCTCTGGAGAGGATGAGCGACGTGAGGCGCTCTTCACGGTCACGGTCCCGGCGATAGATCGTGTTCTCATCCGTGCCGTGGACGAACCCGAGTTCGTCACCGCCGAGGCGTTCGAGACCACCTTCCTCTTCCTGAACGAGGGCAACACCACCCATGAGTGGCGGTTGTCGGCGAGCAGCAGTCTGGGTTTCGACGTCCGTACCGTTCCCGATGTCGTAGCTCTGACACCGGGGGAGAGCGCGGAGGTCGGCGTCGTGGCCACTGGTCCAAGGCCCACGCGGCAAACTTCCCACACGCTCACTCTCCGAGCGGTCAGTCTGAGCGCCCCGACGATCTCGGCATCAGGCACGAGCCGTACCGTCCTCATCCCCAAGGCGCTCCCCGCATCTTCCGCCTATCACACCTTTCCGCTTACCGCCAAGCTCTCTTATCTCGGAGATAGTTCCGGGGCCTCTTCCGGAGAGGGTGCCGCCCTCGAGATCAGCGGCACAGGAAGCCTCGCCGAGCGGAGCGAGGGACAGTTCCGGGTAGATATCCGCATCGCTCCCGACGATCTGCTCGAGGGTCTGGTAGTCGAATATCGGTTGCCGGAGTTCAAGCTGCTCCTGGGAGATCAGAGTTTCAGCACCTCGCTCTTGACTCCCAGCGTCAACGGTTTCGGAGTGAGCGCAAGTTACGAGACCGGGCCTCTTCGGAACCTGCCCGTCATCATCGAGGTGCAGGGCTACAGCAGCGATGGCACCACGGGTCTGACGGCCGGCCTCTCAGGCGACCTGAACGAAGACACCGACCTGTCGGTCACCGTCAACGCTTCCAGCGCTGGACTCCTGGGATCCTTCGCCGTTCGATACACGCCGCGTCTTCGCGACCCCACCGTCGTGCAGTTGGGTTCCATAGCCTTGACCTACGGTGTAAGGCTCCCGAGGGGCGCGAATCTCTCTCATGGGTTCGAAGTCGACGGACAGCTGAACGAAGGAGTTAGTTTCGTAAGGCTGAGAGTCCACACCAGCAGCGCAGGTTTCGATCGAAACGACCAGCACGCATTCGCGGTCTCGCTCGAGTCGTTGTTCCGCATGAACGAACCGTTGCGGATCGCGCCGCAATTCCCCCTGTTCCTTTCGGCCCGCTATTCGACTTCGTGGGCCTGGTCGCCCGACTCCCCCTTTCTCTTCATGCCACCGTCCGAGGCGAGCCGGCTTTCCGAGGAGTACCGGGTAGGCGTCAGTTTTTCGGCGGGGCGGTTCAGCATCGCAGGTTCCTTTTCGAGCAACTATGAGGAACGAACCGCGGGTGTGCATGATAAGGACCTGGCCTCTTTGCTCGCGAGCTACCGTGCACCGTCGGGGTTCGCCCTGGCGCAATCGGTCCAGTTGGAGCAGCAGAAGAGTCCCGGCTCTGCCATGAGCCGCACGCTGAATTACGAGGCTGCCGCAGGGATTCCCACGGGTGATACGGGAAGGCTGACCATGAGCCTAGACGGCGAGTACGATCTGCTGTTCCCGCGGCTCGACGACCTGGCTTTCGGGGTTCGCTGGGCCGGGTCGTTGACCGAGAGTCTCGTCGTCGGTGGTGGAGCGACCGTCCACCTGTTCAACTCCAGCAAACTATGGGATGCCCAGCTGCGAGCCGACTACGCTCTTCCTGGCGATCACGCTCTCAGCGTGGACGTAAGCGTGAAGGCAGTCCGCGAGCTGCCCTATTCGGTGAAGTTCGAACTAAGCTATTCCGTACCTCTGAATGTCCCGCTCGGACGACGACCGGGCATAGGCAGGCTGGCTGGAAGAATCGCTACCGCCAAGGGCGAACCTATCGAGGGGGTGGTGATAAGCGTAGCCGGGCAGTCGTTGACCAGCGGCGCGGATGGAAACTTCTCCTTCCCGGCACTGCCGGTGGGCGAACACGTCGTCCAGGTCGAGTTCCGTGACGTGTTGGCGGCGGACCGCCTGCTGATCCCCGCTCCGCCGCAGCGGATCACGATCGCCGAAGGGGAGGAGGCGAGGATCGATTTCGAGGTCATCAAGAGCGCGGTCGTATCGGGCGTGCTCGATGTCACGATCCCCGAACGAAGCGCCACGGCGGTCGGAGACGAAGCGACGTTCGAGGACGCCAACCGAGGCGTGCGGGTGGAGCTTAGGAGTTCGGACGATGTCCTGTACGCCATCACCGATGCCGGTGGAAGCTTCGACTTCGAACGGGTACCGCCGGGCATCTGGACGATTCGGGTCGTCCAGCCATCGCTATCGACAGGTTTCAGGCTTGAGCCAGACCACCAGAAACTCGATCTCCGGGCAGGGGAGAGGGAGCGCGTGGAGTTTACCCTCATTCCGGTCGTACGTCGTATCGAGTTCAACGTCGAGGAAACACTGGTTCCGCCAAGCGGGGAGTAG